Within Azoarcus sp. DD4, the genomic segment CACCCTCAGCCGCCTGATGGACACGCTGATCTCCATCCCCAGCAAGCTCTTCGCCCTCATCATGGTCGCCGCCTTCGGCTCCTCGGTGACGCTGCTGGCGCTGACCGCAGCGTTGATCTACGTGCCTGGCGTGTTCCGCATCGCCCGCTCGCTGGCGGTGAACATCAACGCCATGGACTACGTGGCGGTGGCGCGCAGCCGCGGCGAGGGCGATCTCTACATCATGCGCCACGAGATCCTGCCCAACATGCTCGGCCCCATGCTGGCCGACCTCGGCCTGCGCTTCGTCTACGTGGTGCTGCTGCTCGCCGGCCTGTCCTTCCTCGGCCTCGGCGTGCAGCCGCCGGAGGCGGACTGGGGCTCGCTGGTACGGGAGAACCTGGGCGGCCTGCCGGAAGGCGCGCCGGCGGTGATCGTGCCGGCCTTGGCCATCGCCAGCCTCACCATCGCGGTGAACCTGGTCATCGACAACCTGCCGGGGCGCGCCAACCGTGAATGATCGCAGCGACAAGGAGATTGCCATGCGCGCCCATCCCACCGGCACGGCAACCGGTGCCGCGGTCGCGGTGCGCGGCCTGCGCATCGCCGCCGGCGGCACGCCCATCGTGCACGGGCTGGATTTCGACATCGCCCCCGGCGAGGTGCTGGCGCTGATCGGCGAATCCGGCTCGGGCAAGACCACCACGGCGCTCGCGCTGATGGGCTATGCGCGCCAGGGCTGCGAGATCGTCGGTGGCAGCG encodes:
- a CDS encoding ABC transporter permease gives rise to the protein MPASSAHAPALPAEPPRRRLPRLPLPGLLGLAVILFWLATAIAGPWLLAPEANAPGADVVFGRLSAAHPLGTDYLGRDMLARLVLGAGYTVGVAIVATLLASAGGTALALLAAVRGGWADGTLSRLMDTLISIPSKLFALIMVAAFGSSVTLLALTAALIYVPGVFRIARSLAVNINAMDYVAVARSRGEGDLYIMRHEILPNMLGPMLADLGLRFVYVVLLLAGLSFLGLGVQPPEADWGSLVRENLGGLPEGAPAVIVPALAIASLTIAVNLVIDNLPGRANRE